From Psychroflexus torquis ATCC 700755, the proteins below share one genomic window:
- a CDS encoding isoprenyl transferase, which produces MDFRSNINVEKLPKHVAIIMDGNGRWAKKQGLMRVRGHEKGTKAVRETVESSAELGIENLTLYAFSTENWNRPKLEIQTLMRLLVSSLKDEIKTLQDNKIRLQAIGCIENLPTKAKKELKEVIEKTANNSRMTLTLALSYGAREEMIQAVKQISQKVKNNIIDSETIDESTINNHLYTRNLPDVDMMIRTSGEQRISNFLLWQMAYAELYFTETLWPDFRKENLFEAIYEYQKRERRFGKTSEQL; this is translated from the coding sequence ATGGATTTCAGATCAAACATAAACGTAGAAAAACTTCCTAAGCACGTTGCCATCATCATGGATGGAAATGGACGCTGGGCTAAGAAGCAGGGATTAATGCGGGTAAGAGGCCATGAAAAAGGAACTAAAGCCGTTAGAGAAACTGTAGAAAGTAGTGCTGAATTAGGCATTGAAAATCTTACGCTTTACGCTTTTTCGACTGAAAATTGGAATAGACCTAAACTAGAGATTCAAACTCTTATGAGGCTCTTGGTGTCTTCTTTAAAAGATGAGATTAAGACATTACAAGACAATAAAATTAGGCTTCAGGCGATTGGTTGTATAGAAAATTTACCCACCAAGGCCAAAAAAGAACTTAAAGAAGTTATCGAGAAGACAGCAAATAATTCTCGCATGACCTTAACCCTAGCTCTGAGTTATGGAGCGAGAGAAGAAATGATTCAAGCTGTCAAACAAATCAGCCAAAAGGTAAAAAATAATATAATAGATTCTGAAACTATTGATGAGTCTACAATAAATAATCATCTTTACACCCGAAATTTACCAGACGTAGATATGATGATTCGCACAAGCGGCGAACAGCGAATCAGTAATTTTTTACTTTGGCAGATGGCATATGCGGAATTGTATTTTACAGAAACCCTCTGGCCAGATTTCAGAAAAGAAAACCTTTTTGAAGCAATTTACGAATATCAAAAAAGAGAAAGAAGATTTGGAAAAACAAGTGAACAACTCTAA
- a CDS encoding alpha/beta fold hydrolase, which produces MKLHSKIKGKGKPLIILHGFLGMGDNWKTLANAYDKEGFEVHLVDQRNHGRSPHDTAFSYELMAEDLKEYLEDKYLEKVSIIGHSMGGKVAMRFATLHPESLNKLIIVDIAPKYYPQHHQQILEGLTQVSKAKLTSRSDADELLAKYISLKAVRQFLLKNLYWKTQDELNLRINLQALKDNIEEVGKGLPQNSKYAGETLFLKGGNSDYIQEEDEKDTASHFENFEMKVIKNSGHWVHAEKREDFLQASLEFLKTN; this is translated from the coding sequence ATGAAGTTACATTCAAAAATAAAAGGAAAGGGTAAGCCTCTTATTATTTTACACGGGTTTTTGGGGATGGGCGATAATTGGAAAACATTAGCCAATGCCTACGACAAAGAAGGGTTTGAGGTGCATCTTGTCGATCAAAGAAATCATGGAAGAAGTCCTCATGACACAGCTTTTAGTTATGAACTCATGGCCGAAGACCTTAAGGAATATCTTGAGGATAAATATTTAGAAAAGGTCTCTATTATTGGTCATTCTATGGGAGGGAAAGTTGCTATGCGCTTTGCTACCTTACATCCAGAGAGTCTTAATAAACTGATCATTGTAGATATTGCCCCAAAATATTATCCACAACATCACCAGCAAATTTTGGAGGGTTTAACCCAAGTTTCTAAAGCTAAACTAACCTCTAGAAGTGATGCGGATGAGCTTCTGGCTAAGTATATTTCTTTAAAAGCAGTAAGACAATTTCTTTTAAAAAATCTGTATTGGAAGACGCAAGACGAACTCAACCTTAGAATAAACCTACAAGCTCTAAAAGACAATATAGAAGAAGTGGGGAAAGGTTTACCGCAAAATTCAAAATATGCAGGAGAGACCTTGTTTTTAAAAGGAGGGAATTCAGACTATATCCAAGAAGAAGATGAAAAAGATACAGCTTCTCATTTTGAAAATTTTGAGATGAAAGTCATTAAAAATTCAGGTCATTGGGTGCATGCAGAAAAAAGGGAGGACTTCCTTCAAGCCAGTTTAGAATTTTTGAAAACAAACTAA
- a CDS encoding DUF6089 family protein codes for MRYILIGLSICLGIQFASAQTYEAGLMLGGVNFVGDVGSSSFMKTEDYLSQDKVSYGVILKWNRSPRHAFRFSILRANTFGNDLRSDEPRRFNRRYSFESSITELSVGLELNFFEWDLHALKRPLITPYLYTGPTYFFTNDFFVENGELVEGNSISNFAIPLVIGIKGALSKHWILALEFGARYTFTDNLDGSAQDEINSQTIYPTFGNSNMNDWYMFSGLTLTYTFGRKPCYCNF; via the coding sequence ATGAGATATATTCTTATTGGCCTCTCCATTTGTCTTGGAATTCAGTTCGCGTCGGCTCAGACTTATGAAGCAGGTCTTATGTTAGGTGGAGTGAATTTTGTTGGTGATGTTGGCTCCTCTTCCTTCATGAAAACAGAAGATTATCTGAGTCAAGATAAAGTCTCTTATGGTGTCATCTTAAAATGGAACAGAAGTCCTAGACACGCTTTCAGGTTTTCTATTTTAAGAGCAAACACCTTTGGAAACGATTTAAGGTCTGATGAACCCAGAAGATTTAATCGAAGATATTCTTTTGAGAGCAGCATTACAGAACTGTCGGTTGGTTTAGAATTAAACTTTTTTGAATGGGATCTTCATGCGCTTAAAAGACCTCTTATCACCCCCTATCTTTATACAGGTCCAACTTATTTTTTTACCAATGATTTTTTTGTAGAAAATGGTGAACTTGTTGAGGGAAACTCTATCTCAAATTTTGCCATTCCCTTAGTTATAGGAATAAAGGGGGCCTTGAGCAAGCATTGGATACTAGCTTTAGAATTTGGTGCCAGATATACTTTTACAGATAATTTGGACGGAAGTGCTCAAGATGAAATAAACAGTCAAACAATTTATCCTACCTTTGGAAATTCAAATATGAATGATTGGTACATGTTTTCGGGACTTACACTCACTTACACATTTGGGCGTAAACCTTGTTATTGCAATTTTTAG
- a CDS encoding BamA/OMP85 family outer membrane protein — MKQFTNIKKEKEDLEKQVNNSKCTTLFSRVNLYVTALTLMLFFAFANAQQNPQQAAGKKYTLGKIEVIGSSSYNEQTVIAFTGLKEGEELYIPGDRISKVLKKLWDLGLFSDINFYLKNVDGDIADLQLEIVEVPKLNEVKVRGIKKRKRSEIIKDNSIQKNTKITENYVINLRNNIEEKYKEKGFLNAKANIITSEVIDTSSTDNLVNVTIDIETGDKVKISEINIKGNEQFSDWTIKRMMKKTKEKFFLRLWKRSKFIEEEYETDKDKIVKKFKEKGYRDARIVSDSVIVNSDTDITINIEVKEGNRYYFGEIDFLGNSAYTNAQLSQLMGIRKGDPYNGTVLQNKIANNEKPDANDITNLYQNNGYLFSNITPVETRIYNDTIDFEIRINEGKIAYFNEILISGNDKTNDNVIFRNLRTRPGQQYSKQDVMNTIRELGQLGFFNAENLEPEFKNVDPQSGTLDLQYVVEEQGSSQIELQGGYGGGGFIGTLGLRFNNFSLKNIFNKEAYKPVPMGDGQSLSLRAQASLAFQNYSLSFVEPWLGGKKPVQLSVSLSQTIQFLFNPLTRRADNDRSFTISGINVGFAKRLREPDQNFTLSTSIGYQNFQLNNYNIGLFRFPNGTSNNLSFTVGLNRNNTFTNPIFPTGGSEFDFSVKFTLPYSAFNDVDYAGLREQRIEALASNDGEALAVIDQQRFNWLEFYKVKFSGDWYNNLFDKLVLRTRFEYGFLGAYNNDRGIPPFERFFLGGDGLAGFALDGREIIALRGYPNQSILPRTRTVGGEESFNDGASIYNKYTMELRYPITLKPSASIYALAFMEGGATFDQFKDFTPFEMSRSAGAGLRIFMPAFGLLGIDFGYGFDPIPGSNTGPNAWETHFIIGQQF; from the coding sequence TTGAAGCAATTTACGAATATCAAAAAAGAGAAAGAAGATTTGGAAAAACAAGTGAACAACTCTAAGTGCACTACACTATTTTCTAGAGTTAACCTATATGTAACAGCTCTAACACTAATGTTATTTTTCGCCTTTGCGAATGCTCAGCAAAACCCTCAGCAAGCCGCCGGTAAAAAGTACACTTTAGGAAAGATAGAAGTTATTGGTTCCTCAAGCTATAACGAACAAACCGTGATTGCCTTCACAGGCCTTAAGGAAGGAGAAGAACTCTACATTCCTGGTGACAGGATAAGTAAGGTTCTGAAAAAACTTTGGGATCTTGGTCTTTTTAGTGATATAAATTTTTACTTAAAAAATGTAGACGGAGATATCGCAGATTTGCAACTGGAAATCGTTGAAGTACCCAAACTTAACGAGGTAAAAGTAAGAGGAATTAAGAAACGCAAGCGCTCCGAAATTATAAAAGACAACTCCATTCAAAAGAATACAAAAATCACTGAAAATTATGTGATAAACCTTCGTAATAATATAGAAGAGAAATATAAAGAGAAAGGTTTTCTGAATGCAAAAGCGAATATCATTACCAGTGAAGTTATAGACACTTCAAGTACGGATAACCTTGTTAATGTAACAATTGACATTGAAACTGGCGATAAAGTAAAAATAAGCGAAATAAATATTAAAGGGAATGAACAGTTTTCCGACTGGACTATAAAGCGGATGATGAAGAAAACCAAAGAAAAGTTCTTCTTAAGGTTATGGAAACGTTCAAAATTCATTGAAGAAGAATATGAAACTGATAAGGATAAAATAGTAAAGAAGTTTAAGGAAAAAGGATATCGAGATGCAAGAATAGTGAGCGATTCTGTTATTGTAAATTCCGATACTGATATTACTATTAACATAGAGGTAAAGGAAGGGAACCGCTACTATTTTGGAGAAATTGACTTTTTAGGAAATTCTGCTTATACAAACGCTCAGTTAAGTCAACTCATGGGGATAAGAAAAGGAGATCCTTACAACGGAACTGTTTTACAGAATAAAATCGCCAATAATGAAAAACCAGATGCCAATGATATTACCAATTTGTATCAAAACAATGGTTATCTATTTTCCAATATCACTCCTGTAGAAACCCGAATTTATAACGATACTATTGACTTCGAAATACGAATCAACGAGGGGAAAATTGCCTACTTCAACGAAATTTTAATCTCTGGTAATGACAAGACAAATGACAATGTCATTTTTAGAAATTTAAGGACACGACCAGGACAACAATACAGCAAACAAGATGTCATGAATACGATTCGTGAACTTGGGCAGCTTGGATTTTTTAATGCTGAAAATCTTGAACCAGAATTTAAAAATGTAGATCCACAATCAGGTACTCTTGACCTTCAGTACGTAGTAGAAGAACAAGGTAGTAGTCAAATTGAGTTGCAAGGTGGCTATGGTGGAGGAGGTTTTATTGGAACTTTAGGTTTGAGATTCAACAACTTCTCTCTTAAAAATATTTTCAACAAAGAGGCCTATAAACCAGTACCTATGGGGGATGGCCAATCTTTATCTCTAAGAGCACAAGCTAGTTTAGCCTTTCAAAATTATAGTTTATCTTTTGTAGAACCATGGTTGGGCGGTAAAAAGCCGGTACAGCTCTCTGTTTCCTTATCTCAAACTATACAATTTTTGTTCAACCCATTAACACGAAGAGCTGATAATGACAGAAGTTTTACCATTTCTGGAATAAATGTTGGTTTTGCTAAACGACTACGAGAACCCGATCAAAACTTTACTTTATCAACATCTATTGGGTATCAGAATTTTCAATTAAATAATTATAATATCGGATTATTTAGATTCCCTAATGGGACATCAAACAACCTATCATTCACCGTCGGATTAAACAGAAACAATACGTTTACTAATCCCATTTTTCCAACAGGAGGTTCAGAATTCGATTTTTCTGTGAAATTTACTCTACCCTACTCGGCTTTTAACGATGTAGATTACGCTGGTCTTCGAGAACAAAGAATAGAGGCTTTGGCCAGTAATGATGGAGAGGCTTTAGCGGTCATCGATCAGCAACGATTTAACTGGTTGGAATTTTATAAGGTTAAATTTAGTGGGGATTGGTATAATAATTTGTTTGATAAACTAGTTTTAAGGACACGTTTTGAATATGGGTTCTTAGGGGCTTATAATAATGACAGAGGTATTCCTCCATTTGAACGTTTTTTCTTAGGAGGAGATGGCTTAGCTGGTTTTGCTTTGGATGGTCGTGAAATTATTGCTCTAAGAGGTTATCCTAACCAATCCATATTACCTAGGACACGAACAGTTGGTGGAGAAGAAAGCTTTAATGATGGAGCTTCCATCTATAACAAATACACGATGGAGTTGAGGTATCCTATTACATTAAAACCTTCAGCTTCAATCTACGCACTTGCCTTTATGGAAGGTGGTGCTACTTTTGATCAGTTTAAAGACTTTACACCCTTTGAAATGAGCAGATCTGCTGGTGCTGGTTTACGTATCTTTATGCCTGCTTTTGGTCTATTGGGCATAGACTTTGGATATGGATTTGATCCCATACCAGGCAGTAATACAGGTCCTAATGCTTGGGAAACCCACTTTATTATCGGTCAACAATTTTAA
- a CDS encoding OmpH family outer membrane protein, translated as MRFINSVFFICFCAVTSFAQGGLKIAYVDMDYILDNVPEYRQASSQLDSKAQQWRTEIESKQNEIDKLKNELESERPLLTADLIQDLDDEIEYLENQLLEYRNKRFGVSGDFIVQKRQLIQPIQDQVFNAIQEIGDNRDYDFIFENSADALLLFSAKRHDLSEVILKLINRNSRGAKKESSDVLEEIGDYKSVEKAEEEDVKKEEKAQEEEARKNEREVLIDERQRKRDSLRDARQIEFEERRARILKEREEREKERDSIRKARENN; from the coding sequence ATGAGATTTATTAATAGCGTTTTCTTTATTTGTTTTTGTGCTGTTACCTCTTTTGCACAAGGTGGTCTAAAGATAGCTTATGTGGATATGGATTATATTCTAGATAATGTTCCTGAATATAGACAAGCCTCTAGCCAATTGGACTCTAAAGCTCAACAGTGGAGAACGGAGATAGAAAGCAAACAAAACGAAATTGATAAGCTTAAGAATGAGTTAGAAAGTGAAAGACCTCTACTTACTGCAGATTTAATTCAAGATCTTGATGATGAAATAGAATATCTTGAAAACCAACTCTTAGAGTATCGCAATAAACGTTTTGGTGTTTCTGGAGATTTTATTGTTCAAAAAAGGCAATTGATACAGCCGATACAAGATCAGGTCTTTAATGCCATACAAGAAATTGGCGACAATAGAGATTATGACTTTATTTTTGAAAACTCCGCAGATGCCTTACTTTTGTTTTCTGCAAAGCGACATGATTTAAGTGAAGTCATCTTAAAGCTCATCAATAGAAATTCTAGAGGAGCTAAAAAAGAATCTTCCGATGTTCTGGAAGAAATTGGAGATTATAAGTCTGTTGAAAAAGCTGAAGAGGAAGATGTCAAAAAGGAAGAAAAAGCTCAAGAAGAAGAAGCCAGAAAGAATGAACGAGAAGTTTTAATAGATGAACGCCAAAGAAAAAGAGATTCGTTAAGAGATGCCAGACAAATAGAATTTGAAGAACGGAGAGCAAGAATCTTAAAAGAAAGAGAAGAAAGAGAAAAAGAAAGAGACTCTATTAGAAAAGCAAGAGAGAATAATTAA
- a CDS encoding pyridoxine 5'-phosphate synthase — protein sequence MIRLSVNINKIATLRNARGGDTPNVVESAKNLESFGAQGITVHPRPDERHIRYADVNELTKVIKTEFNIEGNPNQKFIALVLDAKPAQVTLVPDGEDVLTSNAGWDTIKHKDFLKEVISEFKAHGIRTSVFVDPSLQMIQGAAEVGADRVELFTEAYAQGYIKDKEKAIAPYLKCAEEAKSLGLGINAGHDLSLENIEYFAQTIPFLDEVSIGHALISEALYDGLEVVVKSYLKKLS from the coding sequence ATGATACGATTAAGTGTTAATATCAATAAAATTGCGACTCTTAGAAATGCTAGAGGAGGAGATACCCCTAATGTGGTTGAATCTGCAAAAAATTTAGAGTCTTTTGGAGCTCAAGGGATTACGGTTCACCCAAGGCCAGATGAGCGTCATATACGATATGCCGATGTTAATGAACTAACCAAAGTGATTAAAACCGAATTCAATATTGAAGGGAATCCTAACCAGAAGTTTATAGCTTTAGTTCTAGACGCTAAACCCGCTCAGGTGACTTTGGTCCCAGATGGGGAAGATGTTTTAACTTCCAACGCTGGATGGGACACTATAAAGCATAAGGATTTCTTGAAGGAGGTAATTTCAGAATTTAAAGCTCATGGCATAAGAACTTCAGTTTTCGTCGATCCTTCTTTGCAAATGATTCAAGGGGCCGCCGAAGTAGGGGCCGATAGAGTAGAACTCTTCACTGAGGCTTATGCTCAAGGATACATTAAAGATAAGGAAAAAGCGATTGCACCTTATTTAAAATGTGCTGAAGAAGCGAAAAGTCTAGGCTTAGGGATCAATGCTGGGCACGATCTTTCACTTGAGAATATTGAATACTTTGCTCAGACGATTCCTTTCCTAGACGAAGTTTCTATCGGTCATGCTTTAATTTCAGAAGCCCTATATGATGGATTGGAAGTTGTGGTTAAATCTTATCTAAAAAAACTAAGCTAA
- a CDS encoding NAD kinase: protein MVKHVAIFGQSFNLETEKYLLQLLDVLNEHHISIVIEQDYFRLLKKEKPIPEINSLKTFASLDKTIDLFFTIGGDGTILSAVKFVKDLKIPIIGINTGRLGFLATVHKNEIKKSIEEILDEKYTVSERSVLEVCCESQEGALHSFPFALNDIAVSRKETTSMITIETWLNDEFLNAYWSDGIIISTPTGSTGYSLSCGGPIITPQTKSFVITPIAPHNLNARPLVIPDDLEIKLKISGREDQYLISLDSRLASLDKDTIVRIKKADFKIKLVWLFSDSFITTLRKKLLWGQDKRN, encoded by the coding sequence ATGGTGAAACACGTCGCTATTTTTGGCCAATCTTTTAATCTGGAAACTGAAAAGTACCTCCTTCAACTACTTGATGTCCTCAATGAACATCATATAAGTATAGTCATCGAGCAAGACTACTTTAGACTACTGAAGAAAGAGAAACCTATCCCCGAAATCAATAGCTTAAAAACATTTGCATCTCTTGATAAAACCATAGATTTATTTTTTACCATAGGTGGAGATGGTACTATTCTGTCGGCGGTAAAGTTTGTAAAAGATCTCAAAATTCCTATTATAGGTATCAACACTGGCAGGCTAGGATTTTTGGCTACTGTTCATAAAAACGAAATTAAAAAAAGCATAGAGGAAATTCTAGACGAAAAATACACAGTTTCGGAGCGGTCTGTCCTGGAAGTCTGCTGCGAATCTCAAGAGGGCGCTTTGCATTCTTTTCCTTTTGCCCTTAACGATATTGCCGTGAGCCGAAAGGAAACAACTTCTATGATCACCATTGAGACTTGGTTGAATGATGAATTCCTCAATGCATACTGGTCTGATGGTATTATTATTTCAACGCCAACGGGCTCCACGGGGTACTCTTTAAGTTGTGGAGGGCCCATTATTACACCTCAAACCAAAAGTTTCGTCATCACTCCCATCGCACCACATAATTTAAATGCCAGACCTCTAGTTATCCCCGATGATTTAGAAATAAAGTTGAAAATTTCAGGCAGAGAAGATCAATATCTGATTTCTTTGGACTCTAGGTTAGCCAGTTTGGACAAAGACACCATTGTGCGGATCAAAAAAGCTGACTTCAAGATTAAACTTGTTTGGCTATTTAGCGATAGCTTTATTACAACCCTCAGAAAAAAACTACTTTGGGGACAAGATAAACGCAACTAA